From Diceros bicornis minor isolate mBicDic1 chromosome 17, mDicBic1.mat.cur, whole genome shotgun sequence, the proteins below share one genomic window:
- the LOC131415736 gene encoding LOW QUALITY PROTEIN: olfactory receptor 8S1-like (The sequence of the model RefSeq protein was modified relative to this genomic sequence to represent the inferred CDS: deleted 1 base in 1 codon), which produces MVLGNHSTIMEFILLGVSANPHIQVMLFVLFLGIYLLTRMGNLTLMMVIRTDSHLCSPMYFFLSHFSFPDLCLTSITVPKMLENLLSQKKSISVEGCLAQAFFVFSIAGTEAFVLSAMAYDRYTDICYPLLYGQVMSKHFCVGLVWVSCGLGFLDALINTLVAWNLDFWEAHVLPHFSCELPSLFSLSYSDISTNFAVLVCSAIVHASGNLLLVFFSYAHIVSTTLTISSTTGRSKAFSTCSSHLSAVSFFYGSAFLRYLVPTLSSPLELVFSMQYSVVTPLVNPLVYSLKSKEVKAALRRMLQKGLQHLR; this is translated from the exons ATGGTCTTAGGAAACCACAGCACCATCATGGAATTCATCCTCCTTGGAGTGTCTGCCAACCCCCACATCCAGGTTATGCTCTTTGTGCTGTTCCTTGGGATTTACCTCCTGACCAGGATGGGGAATCTGACATTGATGATGGTGATCAGAACTGATTCTCATCTCTGCtcacccatgtacttcttcctcagtcACTTCTCTTTCCCGGATCTTTGTTTAACTTCAATCACTGTGCCCAAGATGCTGGAGAATCTActgtctcagaagaaatcaatctCAGTAGAAGGCTGCCTCGCTCaagctttttttgtgttttccattGCAGGGACTGAAGCCTTTGTGCTCTCggccatggcctatgaccgctacaCTGACATCTGCTACCCACTGCTGTATGGCCAAGTGATGAGCAAACATTTTTGTGTGGGTCTGGTATGGGTGTCCTGTGGACTGGGCTTTCTGGATGCTCTCATTAACACCCTTGTGGCTTGGAATTTGGACTTCTGG GAGGCTCATGTCCTGCCTCACTTCAGCTGTGAACTACCATCTCTATTCTCTCTATCTTACTCTGATATCTCTACCAACTTTGCAGTTCTGGTGTGTTCTGCCATTGTGCATGCCTCTGGAAACTTACTCCTGGTCTTCTTCTCATATGCCCACATTGTTTCCACCACCCTCACCATCAGTTCCACCACAGGCAGAAGcaaggccttctccacctgttCCTCCCACCTCAGTGCAGTGAGCTTCTTCTATGGATCTGCTTTTCTTCGCTATCTCGTGCCAACCCTGAGTTCCCCACTGGAGTTGGTTTTTTCCATGCAGTACAGTGTGGTCACTCCCCTAGTGAATCCCCTTGTCTACAGCTTGAagagcaaggaagtaaaagcagcTCTGAGAAGAATGTTGCAAAAAGGTTTACAACATCTCCGATAG